A stretch of the Bubalus kerabau isolate K-KA32 ecotype Philippines breed swamp buffalo chromosome 11, PCC_UOA_SB_1v2, whole genome shotgun sequence genome encodes the following:
- the LOC129623520 gene encoding nuclear autoantigenic sperm protein-like isoform X1, which translates to MAAESTATATITAELVSADKIEEDAPAPSTSADKVESLYVDSEAKKLLGLGQKHLVMGDIPAAVNAFQEAASLLGKKYGETANECGEAFFFYGKSLLELARMENGVLGNALEGVHVEEEEGEKTEEESLVENNDNIDEEAREELREQVYDAMGEKEAQKTEDKSLVKPEMDKEQETEMEKGGREDMDIGEPAEELQEKVKSAPDQLTETTEEGKGAAAPEGLSEAEVTSKKPDQEIPGAEEGKSVSETDVQEECREKGGRGEVIVSIEEKPKEASKEQPVVTLEKQGTPVEIEAVKPVDMGGDEPKEQVAASESEPGKAILEQLVGQELPSAEESPEVTTQAEDASAAEAGSEVSEKPGGQDTVLPQDGAVNGLSAAGDHASTKPQTNAEGLIGTKDGSALEKGRAELVPSQETKLSVEESEAAGDGVETEVAQGATEQSPEDKVKIAANEEAQDKEEQMKEGEETEGEEEEDKENDKAEETLNDSALENKSLQENEEEEIGNLELAWDMLDLAKIIFKRQDTKEAQLYAAQAHLKLGEVSVESENYLQAVEEFQACLNLQEQYLEAHDRLLAETHYQLGLAYGYNSQYDEAVAQFSKSIEVIEKRMAVLNEQMKEAEGSPTEYEKEIEELKELLPEIREKIEDAKESQRSGNVAELALKATLVESSTSGFTPSGGSSSVSMIASRKPTDGASSSNCVTDISHLVRKKRKPEEESPRKDDAKKAKQEPEVNGDSGDTISTGTEVAENMEEEAENKAESRAAVEGTVEARATAESTAC; encoded by the coding sequence ATGGCCGCAGAGTCCACAGCCACTGCCACCATCACCGCGGAGCTGGTTTCTGCCGACAAAATTGAAGAAGATGCCCCTGCTCCTTCTACTTCTGCAGATAAAGTGGAGAGTCTGTATGTGGATAGTGAAGCTAAGAAACTCTTGGGATTAGGACAGAAACATCTGGTAATGGGTGATATTCCTGCAGCTGTCAATGCCTTCCAGGAAGCAGCTAGTCTTTTAGGTAAGAAGTATGGAGAGACAGCTAATGAATGTGGAGAAGCCTTCTTTTTTTATGGGAAATCGCTTTTGGAGTTGGCAAGAATGGAGAATGGTGTGTTGGGAAATGCCCTGGAAGGTGTGCAtgtggaagaggaggaaggagaaaaaacagaagaagaatcTCTGGTAGAAAATAATGATAACATAGATGAGGAAGCAAGGGAAGAGTTGAGAGAACAGGTTTATGACGCCATGGGAGAAAAAGAAGCCCAAAAAACAGAAGACAAGTCTCTGGTAAAGCctgaaatggataaagaacaggAAACTGAAATGGAGAAGGGTGGAAGAGAAGATATGGATATCGGTGAGCCTGCAGAGGAACTACAGGAGAAAGTTAAATCAGCTCCAGATCAGTTAACTGAAaccactgaagaaggaaaaggagcagCGGCACCAGAAGGATTGAGTGAAGCTGAAGTCACTTCTAAGAAGCCAGATCAGGAAATACCGGGTGCTGAGGAAGGAAAATCAGTTTCTGAAACTGATGTCCAAGaagagtgcagagaaaaaggggGTCGGGGAGAAGTAATTGTGAGCATAGAGGAGAAACCAAAAGAAGCTTCAAAAGAACAACCTGTTGTGACTCTAGAAAAGCAGGGCACTCCAGTGGAGATAGAAGCAGTCAAGCCAGTGGATATGGGTGGGGATGAGCCAAAGGAGCAGGTAGCTGCCTCTGAAAGTGAACCAGGAAAGGCTATTCTTGAGCAGTTGGTAGGACAAGAATTGCCTTCTGCCGAAGAGTCACCGGAGGTGACAACACAGGCTGAAGATGCCTCAGCTGCAGAAGCCGGATCAGAAGTCtctgagaagcctggagggcaggACACTGTTCTCCCTCAGGATGGTGCAGTCAATGGACTGTCAGCTGCAGGGGATCACGCCTCCACTAAACCACAGACTAATGCAGAAGGACTGATAGGAACAAAAGATGGCTCAGCACTAGAGAAGGGCAGGGCAGAGTTGGTTCCTAGCCAGGAGACTAAGCTGTCTGTAGAAGAGTCTGAGGCAGCCGGAGATGGGGTGGAGACTGAGGTGGCCCAGGGGGCTACTGAGCAATCCCCTGAAGACAAAGTTAAGATAGCTGCTAATGAAGAAGCACAAGACAAAGAAGAACAGATGAAAGAGGGTGAAGAAACCGAGGGTGAAGAAGAGGAGGATAAAGAAAATGACAAGGCTGAAGAAACACTAAATGATTCAGCTCTTGAAAACAAGTCCCttcaagaaaatgaagaggaggagaTTGGGAACCTAGAACTTGCCTGGGATATGCTGGATTTAGcaaagatcatttttaaaaggcaagacACGAAGGAGGCTCAGCTTTATGCTGCGCAGGCACATCTTAAACTTGGAGAAGTTAGTGTTGAATCTGAGAATTACCTCCAAGCTGTGGAGGAGTTCCAGGCTTGCCTAAACCTGCAGGAACAGTATCTGGAAGCCCATGATCGGCTCCTTGCAGAGACTCACTACCAGCTGGGCTTGGCCTACGGGTACAACTCCCAGTATGATGAAGCAGTAGCACAGTTCAGCAAATCTATTGAAGTCATTGAGAAGAGAATGGCTGTACTAAATGAGCAGATGAAGGAGGCTGAAGGATCACCTACTGAATATGAGAAAGAAATTGAGGAGCTGAAGGAGCTGCTCCCTGAAATTAGAGAGAAGATAGAAGATGCAAAGGAGTCCCAGCGTAGTGGGAATGTAGCTGAACTGGCTCTGAAAGCAACTCTGGTGGAGAGCTCTACTTCAGGTTTCACTCCTAGTGGAGGAAGCTCTTCAGTTTCCATGATTGCCAGTAGAAAGCCAACAGATGGTGCTTCCTCATCAAATTGTGTTACTGATATTTCCCACCTTgtcagaaagaagaggaaaccaGAGGAAGAGAGCCCCCGGAAAGATGATGCAAAGAAAGCCAAACAAGAGCCAGAGGTGAATGGAGACAGTGGGGACACTATTTCCACTGGAACCGAAGTTGCCGaaaacatggaggaggaggctgagAATAAAGCTGAAAGCCGGGCAGCAGTGGAGGGGACAGTGGAGGCCAGAGCTACAGCTGAAAGCACTGCATGTTAA
- the LOC129623520 gene encoding nuclear autoantigenic sperm protein-like isoform X2: MAAESTATATITAELVSADKIEEDAPAPSTSADKVESLYVDSEAKKLLGLGQKHLVMGDIPAAVNAFQEAASLLGKKYGETANECGEAFFFYGKSLLELARMENGVLGNALEGVHVEEEEGEKTEEESLVENNDNIDEEAREELREQVYDAMGEKEAQKTEDKSLVKPEMDKEQETEMEKGGREDMDIGEPAEELQEKVKSAPDQLTETTEEGKGAAAPEGLSEAEVTSKKPDQEIPGAEEGKSVSETDVQEECREKGGRGEVIVSIEEKPKEASKEQPVVTLEKQGTPVEIEAVKPVDMGGDEPKEQVAASESEPGKAILEQLVGQELPSAEESPEVTTQAEDASAAEAGSEVSEKPGGQDTVLPQDGAVNGLSAAGDHASTKPQTNAEGLIGTKDGSALEKGRAELVPSQETKLSVEESEAAGDGVETEVAQGATEQSPEDKVKIAANEEAQDKEEQMKEGEETEGEEEEDKENDKAEETLNDSALENKSLQENEEEEIGNLELAWDMLDLAKIIFKRQDTKEAQLYAAQAHLKLGEVSVESENYLQAVEEFQACLNLQEQYLEAHDRLLAETHYQLGLAYGYNSQYDEAVAQFSKSIEVIEKRMAVLNEQMKEAEGSPTEYEKEIEELKELLPEIREKIEDAKESQRSGNVAELALKATLVESSTSGFTPSGGSSSVSMIASRKPTDGASSSNCVTDISHLVRKKRKPEEESPRKDDAKKAKQEPEAENKAESRAAVEGTVEARATAESTAC, translated from the exons ATGGCCGCAGAGTCCACAGCCACTGCCACCATCACCGCGGAGCTGGTTTCTGCCGACAAAATTGAAGAAGATGCCCCTGCTCCTTCTACTTCTGCAGATAAAGTGGAGAGTCTGTATGTGGATAGTGAAGCTAAGAAACTCTTGGGATTAGGACAGAAACATCTGGTAATGGGTGATATTCCTGCAGCTGTCAATGCCTTCCAGGAAGCAGCTAGTCTTTTAGGTAAGAAGTATGGAGAGACAGCTAATGAATGTGGAGAAGCCTTCTTTTTTTATGGGAAATCGCTTTTGGAGTTGGCAAGAATGGAGAATGGTGTGTTGGGAAATGCCCTGGAAGGTGTGCAtgtggaagaggaggaaggagaaaaaacagaagaagaatcTCTGGTAGAAAATAATGATAACATAGATGAGGAAGCAAGGGAAGAGTTGAGAGAACAGGTTTATGACGCCATGGGAGAAAAAGAAGCCCAAAAAACAGAAGACAAGTCTCTGGTAAAGCctgaaatggataaagaacaggAAACTGAAATGGAGAAGGGTGGAAGAGAAGATATGGATATCGGTGAGCCTGCAGAGGAACTACAGGAGAAAGTTAAATCAGCTCCAGATCAGTTAACTGAAaccactgaagaaggaaaaggagcagCGGCACCAGAAGGATTGAGTGAAGCTGAAGTCACTTCTAAGAAGCCAGATCAGGAAATACCGGGTGCTGAGGAAGGAAAATCAGTTTCTGAAACTGATGTCCAAGaagagtgcagagaaaaaggggGTCGGGGAGAAGTAATTGTGAGCATAGAGGAGAAACCAAAAGAAGCTTCAAAAGAACAACCTGTTGTGACTCTAGAAAAGCAGGGCACTCCAGTGGAGATAGAAGCAGTCAAGCCAGTGGATATGGGTGGGGATGAGCCAAAGGAGCAGGTAGCTGCCTCTGAAAGTGAACCAGGAAAGGCTATTCTTGAGCAGTTGGTAGGACAAGAATTGCCTTCTGCCGAAGAGTCACCGGAGGTGACAACACAGGCTGAAGATGCCTCAGCTGCAGAAGCCGGATCAGAAGTCtctgagaagcctggagggcaggACACTGTTCTCCCTCAGGATGGTGCAGTCAATGGACTGTCAGCTGCAGGGGATCACGCCTCCACTAAACCACAGACTAATGCAGAAGGACTGATAGGAACAAAAGATGGCTCAGCACTAGAGAAGGGCAGGGCAGAGTTGGTTCCTAGCCAGGAGACTAAGCTGTCTGTAGAAGAGTCTGAGGCAGCCGGAGATGGGGTGGAGACTGAGGTGGCCCAGGGGGCTACTGAGCAATCCCCTGAAGACAAAGTTAAGATAGCTGCTAATGAAGAAGCACAAGACAAAGAAGAACAGATGAAAGAGGGTGAAGAAACCGAGGGTGAAGAAGAGGAGGATAAAGAAAATGACAAGGCTGAAGAAACACTAAATGATTCAGCTCTTGAAAACAAGTCCCttcaagaaaatgaagaggaggagaTTGGGAACCTAGAACTTGCCTGGGATATGCTGGATTTAGcaaagatcatttttaaaaggcaagacACGAAGGAGGCTCAGCTTTATGCTGCGCAGGCACATCTTAAACTTGGAGAAGTTAGTGTTGAATCTGAGAATTACCTCCAAGCTGTGGAGGAGTTCCAGGCTTGCCTAAACCTGCAGGAACAGTATCTGGAAGCCCATGATCGGCTCCTTGCAGAGACTCACTACCAGCTGGGCTTGGCCTACGGGTACAACTCCCAGTATGATGAAGCAGTAGCACAGTTCAGCAAATCTATTGAAGTCATTGAGAAGAGAATGGCTGTACTAAATGAGCAGATGAAGGAGGCTGAAGGATCACCTACTGAATATGAGAAAGAAATTGAGGAGCTGAAGGAGCTGCTCCCTGAAATTAGAGAGAAGATAGAAGATGCAAAGGAGTCCCAGCGTAGTGGGAATGTAGCTGAACTGGCTCTGAAAGCAACTCTGGTGGAGAGCTCTACTTCAGGTTTCACTCCTAGTGGAGGAAGCTCTTCAGTTTCCATGATTGCCAGTAGAAAGCCAACAGATGGTGCTTCCTCATCAAATTGTGTTACTGATATTTCCCACCTTgtcagaaagaagaggaaaccaGAGGAAGAGAGCCCCCGGAAAGATGATGCAAAGAAAGCCAAACAAGAGCCAGAG gctgagAATAAAGCTGAAAGCCGGGCAGCAGTGGAGGGGACAGTGGAGGCCAGAGCTACAGCTGAAAGCACTGCATGTTAA
- the LOC129622600 gene encoding olfactory receptor 1L4-like, whose product MMRGNQSHITEFLLLGLTSDPKQQVWLFASFLAMYLVNVGGNSVIIAAIRGDAHLHTTMYFFLSNLSLVDICFTTVIVPQILVNMLTQRKAILFAQCLAQMYFFVAFGITDSFLLAAMALDRYVAICHPLHYTTTMNPRRCFQLVTASWLVSHLHSLTHTILMARLSFCGPNVIHHFFCDVQPLLTLSCSDTSLNELLAFTEGSFVIMSPFIFITVSYVYITRAVLRVPSGRGRYKVFSTCGSHLMVVTLFYGTVISVYIRPSSTYSVMKDRVITVIYTVVIPMLNPFIYSLRNKDMKQAMKKLRRKTD is encoded by the coding sequence ATGATGAGGGGAAACCAGAGCCACATCACTGAATTCCTCCTTCTGGGACTGACCAGTGACCCCAAACAGCAGGTGTGGCTCTTTGCCAGCTTCCTGGCCATGTACCTGGTCAATGTGGGAGGCAACTCGGTCATCATTGCAGCCATCCGGGGGGATGCCCACCTCCACACcaccatgtacttcttcctctccaacctgtcCCTGGTGGACATCTGCTTTACAACTGTCATCGTGCCACAAATATTAGTGAACATGCTGACTCAGAGAAAGGCCATCCTCTTCGCCCAGTGTCTGGCCCAGATGTATTTTTTTGTGGCCTTTGGGATCACTGACAGCTTCCTCCTGGCTGCCATGGCCTTGGACCGCTACGTGGCCATCTGCCACCCACTACATTACACCACCACCATGAACCCCAGACGCTGCTTCCAGCTCGTGACAGCATCCTGGCTGGTGTCCCACCTCCACTCCCTCACCCACACCATCCTTATGGCCCGCCTCTCCTTCTGTGGGCCCAACGTCATCCaccacttcttctgtgatgtCCAGCCTCTGCTGACGCTCTCCTGCTCTGACACCTCTCTCAATGAGCTCTTGGCCTTCACAGAGGGCTCCTTTGTGATCATGAGTCCCTTCATCTTCATTACTGTCTCTTATGTCTATATCACCCGTGCTGTTCTGAGAGTCCCTTCTGGGAGAGGCAGGTACAAGGTCTTCTCCACCTGTGGGTCCCACCTCATGGTTGTGACACTATTCTATGGAACTGTAATATCTGTGTACATCCGCCCCTCGTCCACCTACTCAGTGATGAAGGACCGTGTGATCACTGTCATCTATACAGTAGtcatccccatgctgaaccctttTATCTATAGCCTTAGGAACAAGGACATGAAACAGGCTATGAAAAAACTGAGGAGGAAGACCGATTAG